A genomic region of Streptomyces sp. NBC_00247 contains the following coding sequences:
- a CDS encoding mucoidy inhibitor MuiA family protein, translating into MSTAPKPIPLPVTAVTCLEDRAQVERTAALDLVPGVQRLRLGPVSALAVDRSLHAELTAPYAATVLDVRIVRTWTPRGPHPLTDEDSPLRHRVRALEEELPLLERQRDRLRTRLDVLGRLAADLLRDIGEGSGAGEPEQSRWAGELDRVDEERDAYGERLRSVEARLATLGDQLGETERAMALTEEEPAELVGHIELTVEAGAAGAAVLRLTHLTPCALWRPAYRAALDGESLTLETDAVVWQRTGEDWSDVPLTLSTARSASAGAPPRLTEDRLTLKDRPAAERRAVEVELREEEIASLGPAPVLGLPGVDDGGEARVLRAPAPVSVAGDGRAHRVLLSSFTSAARDEYACAPELSPLVTQVVRFENLSGHALLAGPVDLIRGSGFSGRGTLDFTAPGGPVELAFGSLDDFHVVREAEESRDTTGITQRTVATRTVRLRVSRFSAPGDAGERVVVLHERVPVSEVSAVEVRVSKDGCSPAPDAVDAEGIVRWDVSLPPGGHRTVTLVYEVSAGAKVTGL; encoded by the coding sequence ATGTCCACGGCCCCGAAGCCAATTCCCCTCCCCGTCACCGCCGTCACTTGCCTGGAAGACCGGGCCCAGGTCGAGCGCACCGCCGCGCTCGACCTGGTGCCCGGCGTCCAGCGGCTCCGTCTCGGCCCCGTCAGCGCGCTGGCCGTCGATCGGAGTCTCCACGCGGAGCTGACCGCTCCGTACGCCGCGACCGTCCTCGACGTGCGGATCGTCCGCACCTGGACACCGCGCGGACCGCATCCGCTCACAGATGAGGACTCTCCCCTCCGCCACCGCGTGCGCGCCCTCGAAGAGGAGCTGCCGCTCCTGGAGAGGCAGCGCGACCGCCTGCGCACCCGCCTCGACGTCCTCGGCCGACTCGCCGCCGATCTGCTGCGGGACATCGGCGAGGGCTCCGGCGCCGGCGAACCCGAGCAGTCCCGCTGGGCGGGCGAACTGGACAGGGTGGACGAAGAACGTGACGCGTACGGCGAGCGACTCCGCTCCGTGGAGGCCCGGCTGGCGACCCTGGGCGACCAGCTCGGCGAAACGGAAAGGGCCATGGCCCTGACCGAGGAGGAACCTGCCGAACTCGTCGGCCACATCGAGCTGACCGTGGAAGCCGGGGCGGCGGGGGCGGCCGTGCTGCGTCTGACCCATCTCACCCCGTGCGCACTGTGGCGGCCCGCCTACCGGGCCGCGCTCGACGGGGAGTCCCTGACGCTGGAGACGGACGCGGTGGTCTGGCAGCGGACCGGCGAGGACTGGTCGGACGTACCGCTGACCCTGTCGACGGCCCGCTCGGCGTCGGCGGGCGCACCACCGCGGCTGACCGAGGACCGGCTGACGCTGAAGGACCGCCCTGCGGCCGAACGCCGTGCGGTGGAGGTCGAGTTGCGCGAGGAGGAGATCGCCTCGCTCGGCCCCGCCCCGGTGCTCGGCCTCCCAGGGGTGGACGACGGCGGCGAGGCGCGCGTGCTGAGGGCTCCCGCGCCGGTCTCGGTGGCAGGTGACGGCCGCGCCCACCGTGTACTGCTCTCCTCGTTCACCTCCGCCGCGCGCGACGAGTACGCCTGTGCACCGGAGTTGTCCCCGCTGGTCACCCAAGTGGTGCGGTTCGAGAACCTTTCCGGCCACGCGCTGCTCGCCGGACCGGTGGACCTGATCCGCGGAAGCGGGTTCAGCGGGCGCGGCACGCTGGACTTCACCGCGCCCGGCGGCCCGGTCGAGCTGGCCTTCGGCAGCCTCGACGACTTCCACGTGGTCCGGGAGGCCGAGGAGTCCCGCGACACCACCGGCATCACCCAGCGGACCGTGGCCACCCGGACGGTACGGCTGCGGGTATCGCGGTTCTCGGCCCCCGGCGACGCGGGCGAACGGGTGGTCGTCCTGCACGAGCGCGTCCCGGTCTCGGAGGTCTCCGCGGTGGAGGTGCGCGTGAGCAAGGACGGCTGCTCCCCCGCGCCGGACGCGGTCGACGCCGAGGGCATCGTCCGCTGGGACGTCTCCCTGCCGCCCGGCGGACATCGCACGGTCACTCTGGTCTACGAGGTGTCGGCGGGCGCCAAGGTAACCGGTCTCTGA